One Frankia alni ACN14a DNA window includes the following coding sequences:
- a CDS encoding glycosyltransferase family 4 protein codes for MGPRVLVDATSVPADRGGVGRYVDGLVAALGAAGADMALVCQRSDEERYSRMAPHATVLSGPAAIAHRPARLAWEQTGLPLVAEQVNADVIHSPHYTMPLRAQQPVCVTIHDVTFFTEPDMHTAVKGTFFRSAMRTAVRRAARIIVPSKATRDELIRVLDGESTTTDVAYHGVDTSTFHPPTEEDKLRVRRRLGLGDARYVAFLGMLEPRKNVPNLIRGWAEAVHWRDEPPALVLAGGSGWDDDVDAAVASVPSHLRVIRPGYLRFSDLPGYLGGSSLVAYPSHGEGFGLPVLEAMACGAPVLTTPRLSLPEVGGDAVAYTQPDPDSIAREMGALLDDAERRDQLGQAGLARAREFTWAASAEAHLASYARAVAER; via the coding sequence GTGGGACCCCGGGTGCTCGTCGACGCGACTTCGGTCCCGGCCGACCGTGGTGGCGTAGGGCGTTATGTCGACGGGCTGGTCGCGGCGCTGGGCGCGGCCGGTGCGGACATGGCGCTGGTCTGCCAGCGGTCGGACGAGGAACGCTACAGCCGGATGGCTCCACATGCCACCGTTCTGTCCGGGCCGGCGGCCATCGCCCACCGGCCGGCGCGGCTGGCGTGGGAGCAGACCGGACTGCCACTGGTCGCGGAGCAGGTGAATGCCGATGTCATCCATTCACCGCACTACACGATGCCGCTACGGGCCCAGCAGCCCGTCTGCGTGACCATCCACGACGTCACCTTCTTCACCGAGCCGGACATGCACACGGCCGTGAAGGGGACGTTCTTCCGCTCGGCGATGCGCACCGCGGTGCGCCGCGCCGCCCGGATCATCGTCCCGTCGAAGGCGACCCGGGACGAGCTCATCCGCGTGCTCGACGGGGAGTCGACCACCACCGACGTCGCCTACCACGGCGTCGACACGTCGACCTTCCACCCGCCGACCGAGGAGGACAAGCTGCGGGTGCGCCGCCGCCTCGGCCTGGGCGACGCGCGCTACGTGGCCTTCCTCGGGATGCTGGAGCCGCGCAAGAACGTCCCGAACCTGATCCGTGGCTGGGCCGAGGCGGTGCACTGGCGGGACGAGCCGCCCGCCCTCGTGCTGGCCGGCGGTTCGGGCTGGGACGACGACGTCGATGCGGCCGTCGCCTCGGTGCCCAGCCACCTGCGGGTGATCCGGCCCGGCTATCTGCGATTCTCCGACCTGCCGGGGTACCTGGGCGGGTCGTCGCTGGTGGCCTACCCCTCGCACGGCGAGGGTTTCGGGCTGCCCGTGCTGGAGGCGATGGCCTGCGGCGCGCCGGTGCTGACCACGCCGCGGCTGTCGCTGCCGGAGGTCGGCGGGGACGCCGTCGCCTACACCCAGCCGGACCCGGACTCCATCGCCCGCGAGATGGGCGCCCTGCTCGACGACGCCGAGCGGCGTGACCAGCTCGGGCAGGCGGGCCTCGCGCGGGCCCGGGAGTTCACCTGGGCGGCGAGCGCCGAGGCCCACCTGGCGAGCTACGCGCGGGCCGTCGCCGAGCGCTGA
- a CDS encoding glycosyltransferase family 2 protein, with the protein MGVEPEIRVVVVTFRSGEIIGAFLDSVAKATTRAYEVVIVDNSPKLDAGTRAAGERAEARLLRPGRNLGYGSAVNRGAAGAAAPWLVISNADISFQPGALDELIAAAGRWPGGGAFGPGITNPDGALYPSARDLPSLGRGIGHALFGWCWPTNPWTASYRRERGAPREMTAGWLSGSCQLLRREAFEAVGGFDESYFMFMEDVDLGRRIGAASWQSVYVPSAVVEHLGGHSTKRSSRRMVVAHHRSMFRYLSRQYPGPARAPLRLLLGAGLGARLLLALAFAKDSAGARATRSADLLTDRGTTAGG; encoded by the coding sequence ATGGGTGTGGAGCCGGAGATTCGGGTCGTCGTCGTGACCTTCCGGTCCGGGGAGATCATCGGAGCGTTCCTCGACTCCGTGGCCAAGGCGACGACCCGGGCCTACGAGGTCGTCATCGTCGACAACTCCCCGAAGCTCGACGCGGGCACCCGCGCGGCGGGGGAGCGCGCCGAGGCGCGGCTGCTGCGCCCGGGCCGCAACCTCGGCTACGGCAGCGCCGTCAACCGGGGTGCCGCCGGCGCCGCAGCGCCCTGGCTGGTGATCTCCAACGCCGACATCTCGTTCCAGCCGGGCGCGCTGGACGAGCTGATCGCCGCGGCGGGGCGCTGGCCCGGCGGCGGTGCCTTCGGCCCCGGGATCACCAACCCGGACGGCGCCCTCTACCCCTCGGCCCGCGACCTGCCCTCGTTGGGGCGGGGGATCGGCCACGCGCTGTTCGGCTGGTGCTGGCCGACGAACCCGTGGACGGCCTCCTACCGCCGGGAGCGGGGTGCCCCGCGGGAGATGACCGCCGGCTGGCTGTCCGGCTCCTGCCAGCTTCTGCGCCGGGAGGCGTTCGAGGCGGTCGGCGGTTTCGACGAGTCGTACTTCATGTTCATGGAGGATGTCGACCTGGGCCGGCGGATCGGGGCGGCGTCCTGGCAGTCGGTGTACGTGCCGTCGGCGGTCGTCGAGCATCTCGGCGGGCACTCGACGAAGCGGTCGTCCCGGCGGATGGTGGTGGCCCACCACCGCAGCATGTTCCGCTACCTGTCCCGGCAGTACCCGGGGCCGGCACGCGCGCCCCTGCGGCTGCTGCTCGGCGCCGGGCTCGGGGCCCGGTTGCTGCTCGCCCTCGCCTTCGCCAAGGACAGCGCCGGGGCCAGGGCGACCCGGTCGGCGGACCTGCTCACCGACCGCGGGACCACCGCCGGGGGGTGA
- a CDS encoding nucleotidyltransferase family protein, which yields MDAVMLVGGQGTRLRPLTMSAPKPMLPVAGVPVTAHMLARARDAGIDRVVLATSYRAEVFEEYFGDGSAHGLELEYVTETEPLGTGGAIRNVAGRLRGGPDDPVVIFNGDILSGLDIQALIRRHAAADAAVTLHLTEVSDPRAFGVVPVDADGRVTEFLEKTPDPPTNLINAGCYVFRRSVIDSIAVGRPVSVERETFPALLAAGTPVMGYPDSTYWLDLGTPAAFVQGSRDLVTGRMASSALPGPVGDCLVLAGAVVAADAKIGGGATVGARARVGAGAAVDGAVLFDGAVVESGATVRDSVIGREAVIGPGVVLDGVVVGDGAVIERGNELRAGARVFPGAVLTAGAVRFSSDRT from the coding sequence ATGGACGCAGTGATGCTTGTCGGCGGTCAGGGGACCCGTCTACGACCACTCACGATGTCGGCCCCCAAGCCGATGTTGCCGGTCGCAGGGGTGCCGGTCACCGCGCACATGCTGGCCCGGGCGCGTGACGCCGGGATTGATCGGGTGGTGCTCGCCACCTCCTACCGCGCGGAGGTCTTCGAGGAGTACTTCGGGGACGGGTCCGCCCACGGCCTCGAGCTGGAGTACGTGACCGAGACGGAGCCGCTGGGCACGGGTGGCGCCATCCGCAACGTCGCGGGGAGGCTGCGCGGCGGCCCGGACGACCCGGTCGTGATCTTCAACGGTGACATCCTGTCCGGCCTGGACATCCAGGCCCTGATCCGCCGGCACGCCGCGGCGGACGCGGCGGTCACCCTGCACCTGACCGAGGTGTCCGATCCGCGGGCCTTCGGCGTGGTGCCGGTGGACGCCGACGGTCGCGTCACCGAGTTCCTGGAGAAGACGCCCGACCCGCCCACCAACCTGATCAACGCCGGCTGCTACGTGTTCCGTCGCTCGGTGATCGACAGCATCGCCGTGGGCCGGCCGGTGTCGGTCGAGCGGGAGACCTTCCCCGCCCTGCTGGCCGCCGGCACGCCGGTCATGGGCTACCCGGACAGCACCTACTGGCTCGACCTCGGCACGCCGGCGGCGTTCGTCCAGGGCAGCCGCGACCTGGTGACCGGCCGCATGGCCTCCTCGGCGCTGCCCGGACCGGTCGGGGACTGCCTGGTCCTGGCCGGAGCCGTCGTGGCCGCCGACGCCAAGATCGGCGGCGGCGCCACCGTGGGGGCGCGCGCCCGGGTGGGCGCGGGCGCCGCGGTCGACGGCGCCGTGCTCTTCGACGGTGCGGTCGTCGAGTCGGGAGCCACCGTGCGGGACAGCGTGATCGGCCGCGAAGCCGTCATCGGCCCCGGCGTCGTGCTCGACGGCGTGGTCGTCGGCGACGGCGCCGTCATCGAGCGGGGCAACGAGCTGCGGGCCGGGGCGCGGGTGTTCCCGGGCGCGGTCCTCACCGCCGGCGCGGTCCGGTTCAGCTCCGACCGCACCTGA
- a CDS encoding sensor histidine kinase, with protein sequence MSVPVSASLGASLSASDALTAVVVRTFAVLRVLSLLTTALYLAVWWSWYGGHPLGLAAAVLELAWGLGYVALSLRRGLGPGLVLGNVGAGAAGALAAGAAVPAVSVGGAGTWVYLGCAHAALVAGAMTGRRRFAVVLIVLCAALVGGVGVADRLAAAMPTGAGWAASTAAGAASDPGGAYRRVAVSVLLVTFLSLLVRFGVGRLRATAGRADGRLRAAADHERAETVAVARARAERERERVLHDTVLNTLAGIAWGGGDDARLARTQAEDAIAAVQGLLDGPAGAATRSLDARLDAVADAARLRGLRVRLGRTGTVGMPGSPLPGTASGPDLPAEVAAALAAATAELLSNVRRHAGTGQAWVTVHRTPTAVGVMVRDEGRGFDPAAVPVDRLGLSRSVQARLVEVGGHVRLSAAPGRGTRVLLTWARTASAAEPRAAGGPPGRPRSASVRRAPLAWLPRAPSARLPGARSARPPDELAARSPDGRSARSSNEVPARAAGEVPARAFTDAGEAGPGLASAEELRGVYTASLRRAVAVAAVIWYPFTGPVLLVLPGGLRTSPAAIGLWLLLGAAVVVVTRRMRRRAATRLESLGLVACGLAVTVATAALVGTADPGASRVAAWPVLVLPLLLMQVTVSRPAVEWIAALGCAAATLTGVAVFGGVPGPLPFAQLLSALNALAALQIMAAMGGPVLRRSADAAARALGREARLAAGREAEVRIRTDRARALAMIEGEVLPLLAAVRDGLLDPRDPAVRERCRRFAAMIRRTLVASHAAALGDLAAALFDAESRGVRIDAQVAGDLRVAPASVRAGIEALLPRVLQAIPGPRALLTLICDATGGSLTLTAAGTAIPPDWARAITGPPAPAAAPRPGGTVAVAVSADGDDGRLCLQMSWVVTAGGDTDPAAGVPRAASRAKANTDR encoded by the coding sequence ATGTCCGTGCCGGTCAGCGCCTCACTCGGCGCCTCACTCAGCGCATCGGACGCGCTCACCGCCGTCGTCGTGCGCACCTTCGCCGTGCTGCGGGTGCTGAGCCTGCTCACCACGGCGCTGTACCTGGCGGTCTGGTGGTCCTGGTACGGCGGGCACCCGCTGGGGCTCGCCGCCGCGGTGCTGGAGCTCGCCTGGGGGCTCGGCTACGTGGCGCTGAGCCTTCGCCGCGGGCTCGGCCCCGGGCTCGTCCTCGGCAACGTCGGCGCGGGTGCGGCCGGGGCGCTCGCCGCCGGCGCCGCCGTTCCGGCGGTGTCCGTCGGCGGCGCGGGAACCTGGGTCTACCTCGGCTGCGCCCACGCCGCCCTGGTCGCGGGCGCGATGACCGGCCGGCGGAGGTTCGCCGTCGTCCTGATCGTGCTGTGCGCCGCCCTGGTCGGCGGGGTGGGCGTGGCCGATCGGCTCGCCGCGGCCATGCCCACCGGCGCGGGCTGGGCGGCGTCCACGGCGGCGGGCGCGGCCTCGGATCCCGGCGGCGCCTACCGCCGGGTCGCCGTCTCCGTCCTGCTCGTCACCTTCCTGTCCCTGCTCGTCCGGTTCGGGGTGGGGCGGCTGCGGGCGACCGCGGGAAGAGCCGACGGCCGGCTGCGCGCGGCGGCGGACCATGAGCGGGCCGAGACGGTCGCCGTGGCCCGTGCCCGGGCGGAGCGGGAGCGGGAACGCGTCCTGCACGACACCGTGCTCAACACCCTTGCCGGCATCGCCTGGGGCGGTGGCGACGACGCGCGGCTCGCTCGGACCCAGGCCGAGGACGCCATCGCCGCCGTGCAGGGGCTGCTCGACGGCCCGGCCGGCGCGGCCACCCGCAGCCTCGACGCGCGGCTCGACGCCGTCGCCGACGCCGCCCGGCTGCGCGGGCTGCGGGTGCGGCTCGGCCGGACCGGCACCGTCGGCATGCCCGGCTCGCCGCTTCCGGGCACCGCCAGTGGGCCGGACCTGCCGGCCGAGGTGGCGGCCGCGCTGGCCGCCGCGACCGCCGAGCTGCTGTCCAACGTCCGCCGGCACGCCGGCACCGGCCAGGCCTGGGTCACGGTGCACCGCACCCCGACAGCGGTCGGGGTGATGGTGCGCGACGAGGGGCGGGGTTTCGACCCGGCCGCCGTGCCCGTGGACCGGCTCGGGCTGAGCCGCTCGGTGCAGGCCCGGCTCGTCGAGGTCGGCGGCCACGTCCGGCTGTCCGCCGCCCCCGGCCGCGGCACCCGGGTCCTGCTGACCTGGGCGCGGACCGCGTCAGCCGCCGAGCCGCGCGCCGCGGGAGGGCCACCGGGACGCCCCCGGTCGGCCTCTGTCCGCCGGGCCCCGCTCGCCTGGCTGCCCCGGGCCCCGTCCGCCCGGCTGCCCGGGGCCCGGTCCGCCCGTCCGCCCGATGAACTCGCAGCCCGGTCGCCCGATGGCCGCTCCGCCCGGTCGTCCAACGAGGTGCCGGCTCGGGCGGCCGGGGAGGTGCCGGCTCGGGCGTTCACGGATGCCGGCGAGGCGGGGCCGGGCCTGGCGTCCGCCGAGGAGCTGCGCGGCGTCTACACCGCCAGCCTGCGCCGCGCCGTGGCCGTCGCGGCCGTGATCTGGTACCCGTTCACCGGGCCGGTGCTGCTCGTGCTGCCTGGCGGGCTGCGCACGTCGCCGGCCGCGATCGGGCTGTGGTTGCTACTCGGTGCCGCGGTCGTCGTGGTGACGCGGCGGATGCGCCGCCGGGCGGCCACCCGGCTCGAGTCCCTCGGCCTGGTGGCGTGCGGGCTCGCGGTGACGGTCGCCACCGCCGCGCTGGTCGGCACCGCCGATCCGGGGGCGAGTCGGGTCGCGGCCTGGCCGGTGCTGGTGTTGCCGCTGCTGCTCATGCAGGTCACGGTGTCCCGGCCGGCGGTCGAGTGGATCGCCGCCCTGGGGTGTGCGGCCGCCACGCTCACCGGCGTCGCCGTGTTCGGTGGCGTGCCGGGGCCGTTGCCGTTCGCCCAGCTTCTCTCGGCGCTCAACGCGCTGGCGGCGTTGCAGATCATGGCGGCGATGGGCGGTCCGGTGCTGCGCCGTTCGGCGGACGCGGCGGCCCGGGCGCTCGGGCGGGAGGCCCGCCTCGCGGCCGGCCGGGAGGCCGAGGTCCGGATCCGGACGGACCGGGCGCGGGCGCTCGCCATGATCGAAGGTGAGGTCCTGCCGCTGCTCGCGGCGGTACGCGACGGCCTGCTCGACCCGCGTGACCCGGCGGTGCGCGAGCGGTGCCGGCGGTTCGCCGCCATGATCCGCCGTACCCTCGTCGCCAGCCATGCCGCTGCCCTCGGTGACCTGGCGGCGGCGCTGTTCGATGCGGAGTCCCGGGGCGTCCGCATCGACGCCCAGGTCGCCGGGGATCTGCGGGTGGCCCCGGCGTCCGTGCGCGCCGGGATCGAGGCGCTGCTTCCGCGGGTGCTCCAGGCGATCCCGGGCCCTCGGGCGCTGCTCACCCTGATCTGCGACGCCACCGGAGGCAGCCTGACGCTCACCGCGGCGGGCACGGCGATCCCGCCGGACTGGGCACGCGCGATCACCGGCCCGCCAGCCCCCGCCGCCGCGCCCCGGCCGGGCGGGACGGTGGCCGTGGCGGTCAGCGCCGACGGCGACGACGGCCGGCTGTGCCTACAGATGAGCTGGGTGGTGACCGCCGGCGGCGACACCGACCCGGCGGCGGGCGTGCCGCGCGCCGCCAGTCGGGCGAAGGCGAACACCGATCGGTGA
- the dnaN gene encoding DNA polymerase III subunit beta: MRFSVERDVFADATGWAARHLPSRPGLTPSALTGLLLEAAAPAAGPQPGAGLLVCAFDSEVAVRAPVAAAVEEPGRVLVPGRLLADIVHSLPATTVEVAVDGDRLVLRCGSVRFTVPLMDLADYPELPRFPAPIGEVNTLGFAAAVGQVAPAAGRDETVPVLTAVRLEISGHGLILAATDRYRLAVRAIPWQPTVDDPWALAHVPAKVLAEVARTPTSASRIVIGLDLADPAGARLGLAAAGRQTIVRLIDGTFPNYRKLLPETAAYTVTAQTAALAAAVRRVAVVATRTAPLRFTFTRDQVVAEAGDGSGAQASETIPVEYSGPELSVLFNPSYLLDGLGAVEDDEATIGFVAADPAEATARPAVLTGKDSGGVRGPGGGPVDEGAFRYLLMPIRTGSAA, translated from the coding sequence ATGAGGTTCAGCGTGGAACGCGACGTGTTCGCCGACGCGACCGGCTGGGCCGCCCGGCATCTCCCGAGCCGGCCGGGGCTGACCCCGAGCGCGCTGACGGGCCTGCTGCTCGAGGCGGCGGCGCCGGCGGCTGGCCCGCAGCCGGGCGCCGGCCTGCTCGTCTGCGCCTTCGACTCCGAGGTGGCCGTGCGGGCGCCGGTGGCGGCGGCGGTCGAGGAGCCGGGCCGGGTTCTGGTGCCCGGGCGGCTGCTGGCGGACATCGTGCACAGCCTGCCCGCGACGACGGTCGAGGTCGCCGTCGACGGCGACCGGCTGGTGCTGCGCTGCGGCAGCGTGCGCTTCACCGTCCCGCTGATGGATCTCGCCGACTATCCCGAGCTGCCGCGTTTTCCCGCCCCCATCGGCGAGGTGAACACCCTCGGGTTCGCCGCGGCGGTCGGCCAGGTCGCCCCGGCGGCCGGTCGGGACGAGACGGTGCCGGTGCTGACCGCGGTCCGGCTGGAGATCTCCGGGCACGGCCTGATCCTCGCGGCCACCGACCGCTACCGGCTGGCGGTGCGCGCCATCCCCTGGCAGCCGACCGTCGATGATCCCTGGGCCCTGGCCCACGTGCCGGCGAAAGTGCTCGCCGAGGTGGCCCGCACGCCGACCTCGGCCTCCCGGATCGTGATCGGGCTCGACCTCGCCGACCCGGCGGGTGCCCGGCTGGGCCTGGCCGCGGCCGGGCGGCAGACCATCGTCCGGCTCATCGACGGCACGTTCCCCAACTACCGCAAGCTCCTGCCCGAGACGGCCGCGTACACGGTCACCGCGCAGACCGCCGCGCTCGCCGCCGCGGTCCGCCGGGTAGCCGTGGTCGCGACCCGGACCGCGCCGCTGCGTTTCACCTTCACCCGGGACCAGGTCGTCGCGGAGGCCGGCGACGGCAGCGGTGCCCAGGCCAGCGAGACGATCCCCGTCGAGTACTCCGGGCCCGAGCTGTCCGTGCTGTTCAACCCGTCGTACCTGCTGGACGGGCTCGGGGCGGTGGAGGACGACGAGGCGACCATCGGGTTCGTGGCTGCCGACCCGGCCGAGGCCACCGCCCGGCCGGCCGTGCTCACCGGCAAGGACAGCGGCGGGGTCCGCGGTCCCGGCGGCGGGCCCGTGGACGAGGGAGCATTCCGCTACCTGCTGATGCCGATCCGCACCGGCTCCGCCGCCTGA